A region from the Gossypium hirsutum isolate 1008001.06 chromosome A08, Gossypium_hirsutum_v2.1, whole genome shotgun sequence genome encodes:
- the LOC107919828 gene encoding inactive poly [ADP-ribose] polymerase RCD1 isoform X2: MEAPNAMVLDSKPLVLHGMKRKRETQHTTYFPGASHLVPLQLPSLCLAFQKHDKHRRLEDCEGRVVSCGYTSKRSLLLCYSNFKKTGIPKRIMFYEKGEWTDFPNDLIASIRKDLVTKKPAIEVEIDSQSFVLDFLHMFRLELKTGMRHPIAWIDEAGGCFFPEIFTGEDEAYPCCKDECANDQEFMFSESYAPREIKLHLEIGINGVEQPKLECSGESSSFVRHFQIAQKPASSYSAAEAEDNCNRSADGKPNKAVEDIQEKKKNLVPESEFVDVLFNEPLESSTVEQMFLMGMNTCEGVDILDIRPCSSTQYRLERFQKQVQIMKKYRGTANVQRAWLASSRKALPTIMMHGLADCRLSSIPDLYAAGVHLAAAEFTNGSAKYCDVDENGVQYMILCRVIMGKMELLFPESGQCFPSSEDVDSGVDDLHHPKYYITWNMNINTHIYPEFIVSFKLSSNAKGNSVGSEASHAISGVTASSKGAQGCLPASAGELGSTKHQNSDSGGSQENDPSLGSNTSKTPKSPWMPFPMLFAAISNKIPRMDMDQVANHYELFRAKKITRDDFVKKLRLIVGDNLLRSTITSLQSKIPSRHELEVAKQNMKGPGSL; this comes from the exons ATGGAAGCACCGAACGCCATGGTATTGGATAGTAAGCCTTTGGTTCTACATGGCATGAAGAGGAAGCGGGAAACACAGCATACAACATATTTTCCTGGGGCCTCGCATCTGGTACCACTACAGTTGCCCAGCTTGTGTTTAGCTTTCCAGAAACATGACAAGCACAGGAGATTGGAGGATTGCGAAGGCAGAGTTGTGAGTTGTGGTTATACTTCAAAAAGATCTTTGTTACTTTGCTATTCAAATTTTAAGAAAACAGGCATTCCAAAGCGCATAATGTTCTATGAGAAAGGTGAATGGACTGATTTTCCCAATGATCTTATTGCCTCAATCAGGAAAGATCTCGTCACAAAGAAGCCGGCTATTGAGGTTGAGATAGACAGTCAATCTTTTGTGTTAGATTTCTTGCATATGTTTCGATTGGAGCTGAAAACTGGCATGAGACACCCCATTGCTTGGATTGATGAAGCAGGTGGCTGTTTCTTTCCTGAGATTTTTACTGGTGAGGATGAAGCATACCCGTGCTGCAAAGATGAATGTGCGAATGACCAAGAATTCATGTTTAGTGAATCTTATGCCCCTCGTGAGATCAAGCTACATCTTGAGATTGGCATTAATGGTGTTGAGCAGCCAAAGTTGGAATGTAGTGGGGAGTCGAGTTCTTTTGTGAGACATTTTCAAATTGCTCAGAAACCTGCCTCCAGTTATTCTGCTGCGGAAGCCGAGGATAATTGCAATAGGAGTGCCGATGGAAAACCCAATAAAGCTGTTGAGGATAttcaagagaaaaagaaaaacttagtTCCAGAAAGCGAGTTTGTTGATGTACTGTTCAACGAGCCGTTGGAGTCTTCAACTGTTGAACAGATGTTTCTTATGGGTATGAACACTTGTGAAGGTGTGGATATTCTTGATATAAGACCCTGCTCCAGTACACAATATAGATTAGAGCGTTTCCAGAAGCAGGTCCAAATTATGAAGAAGTATCGGGGGACTGCAAATGTTCAACGTGCATGGCTTGCTTCCTCTAGAAAAGCATTGCCTACCATCATGATGCATGGGCTTGCAGACTGCCGTCTTTCTTCAATCCCAGACCTATATGCCGCTGGTGTTCATCTTGCTGCAGCAGAATTTACTAATGGCAG TGCAAAGTATTGTGATGTTGACGAAAATGGAGTACAGTACATGATATTATGTCGCGTAATAATGGGAAAGATGGAGCTTCTTTTCCCTGAAAGTGGACAATGTTTTCCTAGCAGTGAGGATGTTGATAGTGGAGTGGATGATCTTCATCATCCGAAGTATTATATTACCTGGAACATGAATATTAACACCCACATTTATCCAGAGTTTATTGTTAGTTTCAAACTCTCCTCGAATGCTAAAG GGAATTCGGTTGGAAGTGAGGCTAGTCATGCTATTTCAGGTGTCACTGCATCTTCAAAAGGAGCCCAAGGTTGTTTACCAGCATCTGCTGGTGAATTG GGGAGTACTAAACACCAAAATTCAGATTCAGGGGGATCCCAAGAAAATGATCCTAGTCTGGGTTCAAACACTTCAAAGACCCCTAAATCCCCTTGGATGCCTTTCCCTATGTTGTTTGCTGCTATCTCAAATAAGATTCCTCGTATGGATATGGACCAAGTTGCTAATCATTATGAACTGTTCAGG GCAAAGAAGATAACTCGTGATGATTTTGTCAAAAAGTTGAGATTGATAGTTGGAGATAATTTGCTGAGGTCAACAATAACTTCACTACAAAGCAAG ATACCATCGAGGCATGAATTAGAGGTGGCAAAACAGAACATGAAGGGTCCTGGAAGCCTTTGA
- the LOC107919828 gene encoding inactive poly [ADP-ribose] polymerase RCD1 isoform X6 — MEAPNAMVLDSKPLVLHGMKRKRETQHTTYFPGASHLVPLQLPSLCLAFQKHDKHRRLEDCEGRVVSCGYTSKRSLLLCYSNFKKTGIPKRIMFYEKGEWTDFPNDLIASIRKDLVTKKPAIEVEIDSQSFVLDFLHMFRLELKTGMRHPIAWIDEAGGCFFPEIFTGEDEAYPCCKDECANDQEFMFSESYAPREIKLHLEIGINGVEQPKLECSGESSSFVRHFQIAQKPASSYSAAEAEDNCNRSADGKPNKAVEDIQEKKKNLVPESEFVDVLFNEPLESSTVEQMFLMGMNTCEGVDILDIRPCSSTQYRLERFQKQVQIMKKYRGTANVQRAWLASSRKALPTIMMHGLADCRLSSIPDLYAAGVHLAAAEFTNGSAKYCDVDENGVQYMILCRVIMGKMELLFPESGQCFPSSEDVDSGVDDLHHPKYYITWNMNINTHIYPEFIVSFKLSSNAKGNSVGSEASHAISGVTASSKGAQGCLPASAGELV, encoded by the exons ATGGAAGCACCGAACGCCATGGTATTGGATAGTAAGCCTTTGGTTCTACATGGCATGAAGAGGAAGCGGGAAACACAGCATACAACATATTTTCCTGGGGCCTCGCATCTGGTACCACTACAGTTGCCCAGCTTGTGTTTAGCTTTCCAGAAACATGACAAGCACAGGAGATTGGAGGATTGCGAAGGCAGAGTTGTGAGTTGTGGTTATACTTCAAAAAGATCTTTGTTACTTTGCTATTCAAATTTTAAGAAAACAGGCATTCCAAAGCGCATAATGTTCTATGAGAAAGGTGAATGGACTGATTTTCCCAATGATCTTATTGCCTCAATCAGGAAAGATCTCGTCACAAAGAAGCCGGCTATTGAGGTTGAGATAGACAGTCAATCTTTTGTGTTAGATTTCTTGCATATGTTTCGATTGGAGCTGAAAACTGGCATGAGACACCCCATTGCTTGGATTGATGAAGCAGGTGGCTGTTTCTTTCCTGAGATTTTTACTGGTGAGGATGAAGCATACCCGTGCTGCAAAGATGAATGTGCGAATGACCAAGAATTCATGTTTAGTGAATCTTATGCCCCTCGTGAGATCAAGCTACATCTTGAGATTGGCATTAATGGTGTTGAGCAGCCAAAGTTGGAATGTAGTGGGGAGTCGAGTTCTTTTGTGAGACATTTTCAAATTGCTCAGAAACCTGCCTCCAGTTATTCTGCTGCGGAAGCCGAGGATAATTGCAATAGGAGTGCCGATGGAAAACCCAATAAAGCTGTTGAGGATAttcaagagaaaaagaaaaacttagtTCCAGAAAGCGAGTTTGTTGATGTACTGTTCAACGAGCCGTTGGAGTCTTCAACTGTTGAACAGATGTTTCTTATGGGTATGAACACTTGTGAAGGTGTGGATATTCTTGATATAAGACCCTGCTCCAGTACACAATATAGATTAGAGCGTTTCCAGAAGCAGGTCCAAATTATGAAGAAGTATCGGGGGACTGCAAATGTTCAACGTGCATGGCTTGCTTCCTCTAGAAAAGCATTGCCTACCATCATGATGCATGGGCTTGCAGACTGCCGTCTTTCTTCAATCCCAGACCTATATGCCGCTGGTGTTCATCTTGCTGCAGCAGAATTTACTAATGGCAG TGCAAAGTATTGTGATGTTGACGAAAATGGAGTACAGTACATGATATTATGTCGCGTAATAATGGGAAAGATGGAGCTTCTTTTCCCTGAAAGTGGACAATGTTTTCCTAGCAGTGAGGATGTTGATAGTGGAGTGGATGATCTTCATCATCCGAAGTATTATATTACCTGGAACATGAATATTAACACCCACATTTATCCAGAGTTTATTGTTAGTTTCAAACTCTCCTCGAATGCTAAAG GGAATTCGGTTGGAAGTGAGGCTAGTCATGCTATTTCAGGTGTCACTGCATCTTCAAAAGGAGCCCAAGGTTGTTTACCAGCATCTGCTGGTGAATTG GTGTAG
- the LOC107919828 gene encoding inactive poly [ADP-ribose] polymerase RCD1 isoform X1: MEAPNAMVLDSKPLVLHGMKRKRETQHTTYFPGASHLVPLQLPSLCLAFQKHDKHRRLEDCEGRVVSCGYTSKRSLLLCYSNFKKTGIPKRIMFYEKGEWTDFPNDLIASIRKDLVTKKPAIEVEIDSQSFVLDFLHMFRLELKTGMRHPIAWIDEAGGCFFPEIFTGEDEAYPCCKDECANDQEFMFSESYAPREIKLHLEIGINGVEQPKLECSGESSSFVRHFQIAQKPASSYSAAEAEDNCNRSADGKPNKAVEDIQEKKKNLVPESEFVDVLFNEPLESSTVEQMFLMGMNTCEGVDILDIRPCSSTQYRLERFQKQVQIMKKYRGTANVQRAWLASSRKALPTIMMHGLADCRLSSIPDLYAAGVHLAAAEFTNGSAKYCDVDENGVQYMILCRVIMGKMELLFPESGQCFPSSEDVDSGVDDLHHPKYYITWNMNINTHIYPEFIVSFKLSSNAKVYVVPTGNSVGSEASHAISGVTASSKGAQGCLPASAGELGSTKHQNSDSGGSQENDPSLGSNTSKTPKSPWMPFPMLFAAISNKIPRMDMDQVANHYELFRAKKITRDDFVKKLRLIVGDNLLRSTITSLQSKIPSRHELEVAKQNMKGPGSL; this comes from the exons ATGGAAGCACCGAACGCCATGGTATTGGATAGTAAGCCTTTGGTTCTACATGGCATGAAGAGGAAGCGGGAAACACAGCATACAACATATTTTCCTGGGGCCTCGCATCTGGTACCACTACAGTTGCCCAGCTTGTGTTTAGCTTTCCAGAAACATGACAAGCACAGGAGATTGGAGGATTGCGAAGGCAGAGTTGTGAGTTGTGGTTATACTTCAAAAAGATCTTTGTTACTTTGCTATTCAAATTTTAAGAAAACAGGCATTCCAAAGCGCATAATGTTCTATGAGAAAGGTGAATGGACTGATTTTCCCAATGATCTTATTGCCTCAATCAGGAAAGATCTCGTCACAAAGAAGCCGGCTATTGAGGTTGAGATAGACAGTCAATCTTTTGTGTTAGATTTCTTGCATATGTTTCGATTGGAGCTGAAAACTGGCATGAGACACCCCATTGCTTGGATTGATGAAGCAGGTGGCTGTTTCTTTCCTGAGATTTTTACTGGTGAGGATGAAGCATACCCGTGCTGCAAAGATGAATGTGCGAATGACCAAGAATTCATGTTTAGTGAATCTTATGCCCCTCGTGAGATCAAGCTACATCTTGAGATTGGCATTAATGGTGTTGAGCAGCCAAAGTTGGAATGTAGTGGGGAGTCGAGTTCTTTTGTGAGACATTTTCAAATTGCTCAGAAACCTGCCTCCAGTTATTCTGCTGCGGAAGCCGAGGATAATTGCAATAGGAGTGCCGATGGAAAACCCAATAAAGCTGTTGAGGATAttcaagagaaaaagaaaaacttagtTCCAGAAAGCGAGTTTGTTGATGTACTGTTCAACGAGCCGTTGGAGTCTTCAACTGTTGAACAGATGTTTCTTATGGGTATGAACACTTGTGAAGGTGTGGATATTCTTGATATAAGACCCTGCTCCAGTACACAATATAGATTAGAGCGTTTCCAGAAGCAGGTCCAAATTATGAAGAAGTATCGGGGGACTGCAAATGTTCAACGTGCATGGCTTGCTTCCTCTAGAAAAGCATTGCCTACCATCATGATGCATGGGCTTGCAGACTGCCGTCTTTCTTCAATCCCAGACCTATATGCCGCTGGTGTTCATCTTGCTGCAGCAGAATTTACTAATGGCAG TGCAAAGTATTGTGATGTTGACGAAAATGGAGTACAGTACATGATATTATGTCGCGTAATAATGGGAAAGATGGAGCTTCTTTTCCCTGAAAGTGGACAATGTTTTCCTAGCAGTGAGGATGTTGATAGTGGAGTGGATGATCTTCATCATCCGAAGTATTATATTACCTGGAACATGAATATTAACACCCACATTTATCCAGAGTTTATTGTTAGTTTCAAACTCTCCTCGAATGCTAAAG TTTATGTGGTACCGACAGGGAATTCGGTTGGAAGTGAGGCTAGTCATGCTATTTCAGGTGTCACTGCATCTTCAAAAGGAGCCCAAGGTTGTTTACCAGCATCTGCTGGTGAATTG GGGAGTACTAAACACCAAAATTCAGATTCAGGGGGATCCCAAGAAAATGATCCTAGTCTGGGTTCAAACACTTCAAAGACCCCTAAATCCCCTTGGATGCCTTTCCCTATGTTGTTTGCTGCTATCTCAAATAAGATTCCTCGTATGGATATGGACCAAGTTGCTAATCATTATGAACTGTTCAGG GCAAAGAAGATAACTCGTGATGATTTTGTCAAAAAGTTGAGATTGATAGTTGGAGATAATTTGCTGAGGTCAACAATAACTTCACTACAAAGCAAG ATACCATCGAGGCATGAATTAGAGGTGGCAAAACAGAACATGAAGGGTCCTGGAAGCCTTTGA
- the LOC107919828 gene encoding inactive poly [ADP-ribose] polymerase RCD1 isoform X5 — MEAPNAMVLDSKPLVLHGMKRKRETQHTTYFPGASHLVPLQLPSLCLAFQKHDKHRRLEDCEGRVVSCGYTSKRSLLLCYSNFKKTGIPKRIMFYEKGEWTDFPNDLIASIRKDLVTKKPAIEVEIDSQSFVLDFLHMFRLELKTGMRHPIAWIDEAGGCFFPEIFTGEDEAYPCCKDECANDQEFMFSESYAPREIKLHLEIGINGVEQPKLECSGESSSFVRHFQIAQKPASSYSAAEAEDNCNRSADGKPNKAVEDIQEKKKNLVPESEFVDVLFNEPLESSTVEQMFLMGMNTCEGVDILDIRPCSSTQYRLERFQKQVQIMKKYRGTANVQRAWLASSRKALPTIMMHGLADCRLSSIPDLYAAGVHLAAAEFTNGSAKYCDVDENGVQYMILCRVIMGKMELLFPESGQCFPSSEDVDSGVDDLHHPKYYITWNMNINTHIYPEFIVSFKLSSNAKVYVVPTGNSVGSEASHAISGVTASSKGAQGCLPASAGELV, encoded by the exons ATGGAAGCACCGAACGCCATGGTATTGGATAGTAAGCCTTTGGTTCTACATGGCATGAAGAGGAAGCGGGAAACACAGCATACAACATATTTTCCTGGGGCCTCGCATCTGGTACCACTACAGTTGCCCAGCTTGTGTTTAGCTTTCCAGAAACATGACAAGCACAGGAGATTGGAGGATTGCGAAGGCAGAGTTGTGAGTTGTGGTTATACTTCAAAAAGATCTTTGTTACTTTGCTATTCAAATTTTAAGAAAACAGGCATTCCAAAGCGCATAATGTTCTATGAGAAAGGTGAATGGACTGATTTTCCCAATGATCTTATTGCCTCAATCAGGAAAGATCTCGTCACAAAGAAGCCGGCTATTGAGGTTGAGATAGACAGTCAATCTTTTGTGTTAGATTTCTTGCATATGTTTCGATTGGAGCTGAAAACTGGCATGAGACACCCCATTGCTTGGATTGATGAAGCAGGTGGCTGTTTCTTTCCTGAGATTTTTACTGGTGAGGATGAAGCATACCCGTGCTGCAAAGATGAATGTGCGAATGACCAAGAATTCATGTTTAGTGAATCTTATGCCCCTCGTGAGATCAAGCTACATCTTGAGATTGGCATTAATGGTGTTGAGCAGCCAAAGTTGGAATGTAGTGGGGAGTCGAGTTCTTTTGTGAGACATTTTCAAATTGCTCAGAAACCTGCCTCCAGTTATTCTGCTGCGGAAGCCGAGGATAATTGCAATAGGAGTGCCGATGGAAAACCCAATAAAGCTGTTGAGGATAttcaagagaaaaagaaaaacttagtTCCAGAAAGCGAGTTTGTTGATGTACTGTTCAACGAGCCGTTGGAGTCTTCAACTGTTGAACAGATGTTTCTTATGGGTATGAACACTTGTGAAGGTGTGGATATTCTTGATATAAGACCCTGCTCCAGTACACAATATAGATTAGAGCGTTTCCAGAAGCAGGTCCAAATTATGAAGAAGTATCGGGGGACTGCAAATGTTCAACGTGCATGGCTTGCTTCCTCTAGAAAAGCATTGCCTACCATCATGATGCATGGGCTTGCAGACTGCCGTCTTTCTTCAATCCCAGACCTATATGCCGCTGGTGTTCATCTTGCTGCAGCAGAATTTACTAATGGCAG TGCAAAGTATTGTGATGTTGACGAAAATGGAGTACAGTACATGATATTATGTCGCGTAATAATGGGAAAGATGGAGCTTCTTTTCCCTGAAAGTGGACAATGTTTTCCTAGCAGTGAGGATGTTGATAGTGGAGTGGATGATCTTCATCATCCGAAGTATTATATTACCTGGAACATGAATATTAACACCCACATTTATCCAGAGTTTATTGTTAGTTTCAAACTCTCCTCGAATGCTAAAG TTTATGTGGTACCGACAGGGAATTCGGTTGGAAGTGAGGCTAGTCATGCTATTTCAGGTGTCACTGCATCTTCAAAAGGAGCCCAAGGTTGTTTACCAGCATCTGCTGGTGAATTG GTGTAG
- the LOC107919828 gene encoding inactive poly [ADP-ribose] polymerase RCD1 isoform X4, with amino-acid sequence MTSTGDWRIAKAELKDLVTKKPAIEVEIDSQSFVLDFLHMFRLELKTGMRHPIAWIDEAGGCFFPEIFTGEDEAYPCCKDECANDQEFMFSESYAPREIKLHLEIGINGVEQPKLECSGESSSFVRHFQIAQKPASSYSAAEAEDNCNRSADGKPNKAVEDIQEKKKNLVPESEFVDVLFNEPLESSTVEQMFLMGMNTCEGVDILDIRPCSSTQYRLERFQKQVQIMKKYRGTANVQRAWLASSRKALPTIMMHGLADCRLSSIPDLYAAGVHLAAAEFTNGSAKYCDVDENGVQYMILCRVIMGKMELLFPESGQCFPSSEDVDSGVDDLHHPKYYITWNMNINTHIYPEFIVSFKLSSNAKGNSVGSEASHAISGVTASSKGAQGCLPASAGELGSTKHQNSDSGGSQENDPSLGSNTSKTPKSPWMPFPMLFAAISNKIPRMDMDQVANHYELFRAKKITRDDFVKKLRLIVGDNLLRSTITSLQSKIPSRHELEVAKQNMKGPGSL; translated from the exons ATGACAAGCACAGGAGATTGGAGGATTGCGAAGGCAGAGTT GAAAGATCTCGTCACAAAGAAGCCGGCTATTGAGGTTGAGATAGACAGTCAATCTTTTGTGTTAGATTTCTTGCATATGTTTCGATTGGAGCTGAAAACTGGCATGAGACACCCCATTGCTTGGATTGATGAAGCAGGTGGCTGTTTCTTTCCTGAGATTTTTACTGGTGAGGATGAAGCATACCCGTGCTGCAAAGATGAATGTGCGAATGACCAAGAATTCATGTTTAGTGAATCTTATGCCCCTCGTGAGATCAAGCTACATCTTGAGATTGGCATTAATGGTGTTGAGCAGCCAAAGTTGGAATGTAGTGGGGAGTCGAGTTCTTTTGTGAGACATTTTCAAATTGCTCAGAAACCTGCCTCCAGTTATTCTGCTGCGGAAGCCGAGGATAATTGCAATAGGAGTGCCGATGGAAAACCCAATAAAGCTGTTGAGGATAttcaagagaaaaagaaaaacttagtTCCAGAAAGCGAGTTTGTTGATGTACTGTTCAACGAGCCGTTGGAGTCTTCAACTGTTGAACAGATGTTTCTTATGGGTATGAACACTTGTGAAGGTGTGGATATTCTTGATATAAGACCCTGCTCCAGTACACAATATAGATTAGAGCGTTTCCAGAAGCAGGTCCAAATTATGAAGAAGTATCGGGGGACTGCAAATGTTCAACGTGCATGGCTTGCTTCCTCTAGAAAAGCATTGCCTACCATCATGATGCATGGGCTTGCAGACTGCCGTCTTTCTTCAATCCCAGACCTATATGCCGCTGGTGTTCATCTTGCTGCAGCAGAATTTACTAATGGCAG TGCAAAGTATTGTGATGTTGACGAAAATGGAGTACAGTACATGATATTATGTCGCGTAATAATGGGAAAGATGGAGCTTCTTTTCCCTGAAAGTGGACAATGTTTTCCTAGCAGTGAGGATGTTGATAGTGGAGTGGATGATCTTCATCATCCGAAGTATTATATTACCTGGAACATGAATATTAACACCCACATTTATCCAGAGTTTATTGTTAGTTTCAAACTCTCCTCGAATGCTAAAG GGAATTCGGTTGGAAGTGAGGCTAGTCATGCTATTTCAGGTGTCACTGCATCTTCAAAAGGAGCCCAAGGTTGTTTACCAGCATCTGCTGGTGAATTG GGGAGTACTAAACACCAAAATTCAGATTCAGGGGGATCCCAAGAAAATGATCCTAGTCTGGGTTCAAACACTTCAAAGACCCCTAAATCCCCTTGGATGCCTTTCCCTATGTTGTTTGCTGCTATCTCAAATAAGATTCCTCGTATGGATATGGACCAAGTTGCTAATCATTATGAACTGTTCAGG GCAAAGAAGATAACTCGTGATGATTTTGTCAAAAAGTTGAGATTGATAGTTGGAGATAATTTGCTGAGGTCAACAATAACTTCACTACAAAGCAAG ATACCATCGAGGCATGAATTAGAGGTGGCAAAACAGAACATGAAGGGTCCTGGAAGCCTTTGA
- the LOC107919828 gene encoding inactive poly [ADP-ribose] polymerase RCD1 isoform X3, which translates to MTSTGDWRIAKAELKDLVTKKPAIEVEIDSQSFVLDFLHMFRLELKTGMRHPIAWIDEAGGCFFPEIFTGEDEAYPCCKDECANDQEFMFSESYAPREIKLHLEIGINGVEQPKLECSGESSSFVRHFQIAQKPASSYSAAEAEDNCNRSADGKPNKAVEDIQEKKKNLVPESEFVDVLFNEPLESSTVEQMFLMGMNTCEGVDILDIRPCSSTQYRLERFQKQVQIMKKYRGTANVQRAWLASSRKALPTIMMHGLADCRLSSIPDLYAAGVHLAAAEFTNGSAKYCDVDENGVQYMILCRVIMGKMELLFPESGQCFPSSEDVDSGVDDLHHPKYYITWNMNINTHIYPEFIVSFKLSSNAKVYVVPTGNSVGSEASHAISGVTASSKGAQGCLPASAGELGSTKHQNSDSGGSQENDPSLGSNTSKTPKSPWMPFPMLFAAISNKIPRMDMDQVANHYELFRAKKITRDDFVKKLRLIVGDNLLRSTITSLQSKIPSRHELEVAKQNMKGPGSL; encoded by the exons ATGACAAGCACAGGAGATTGGAGGATTGCGAAGGCAGAGTT GAAAGATCTCGTCACAAAGAAGCCGGCTATTGAGGTTGAGATAGACAGTCAATCTTTTGTGTTAGATTTCTTGCATATGTTTCGATTGGAGCTGAAAACTGGCATGAGACACCCCATTGCTTGGATTGATGAAGCAGGTGGCTGTTTCTTTCCTGAGATTTTTACTGGTGAGGATGAAGCATACCCGTGCTGCAAAGATGAATGTGCGAATGACCAAGAATTCATGTTTAGTGAATCTTATGCCCCTCGTGAGATCAAGCTACATCTTGAGATTGGCATTAATGGTGTTGAGCAGCCAAAGTTGGAATGTAGTGGGGAGTCGAGTTCTTTTGTGAGACATTTTCAAATTGCTCAGAAACCTGCCTCCAGTTATTCTGCTGCGGAAGCCGAGGATAATTGCAATAGGAGTGCCGATGGAAAACCCAATAAAGCTGTTGAGGATAttcaagagaaaaagaaaaacttagtTCCAGAAAGCGAGTTTGTTGATGTACTGTTCAACGAGCCGTTGGAGTCTTCAACTGTTGAACAGATGTTTCTTATGGGTATGAACACTTGTGAAGGTGTGGATATTCTTGATATAAGACCCTGCTCCAGTACACAATATAGATTAGAGCGTTTCCAGAAGCAGGTCCAAATTATGAAGAAGTATCGGGGGACTGCAAATGTTCAACGTGCATGGCTTGCTTCCTCTAGAAAAGCATTGCCTACCATCATGATGCATGGGCTTGCAGACTGCCGTCTTTCTTCAATCCCAGACCTATATGCCGCTGGTGTTCATCTTGCTGCAGCAGAATTTACTAATGGCAG TGCAAAGTATTGTGATGTTGACGAAAATGGAGTACAGTACATGATATTATGTCGCGTAATAATGGGAAAGATGGAGCTTCTTTTCCCTGAAAGTGGACAATGTTTTCCTAGCAGTGAGGATGTTGATAGTGGAGTGGATGATCTTCATCATCCGAAGTATTATATTACCTGGAACATGAATATTAACACCCACATTTATCCAGAGTTTATTGTTAGTTTCAAACTCTCCTCGAATGCTAAAG TTTATGTGGTACCGACAGGGAATTCGGTTGGAAGTGAGGCTAGTCATGCTATTTCAGGTGTCACTGCATCTTCAAAAGGAGCCCAAGGTTGTTTACCAGCATCTGCTGGTGAATTG GGGAGTACTAAACACCAAAATTCAGATTCAGGGGGATCCCAAGAAAATGATCCTAGTCTGGGTTCAAACACTTCAAAGACCCCTAAATCCCCTTGGATGCCTTTCCCTATGTTGTTTGCTGCTATCTCAAATAAGATTCCTCGTATGGATATGGACCAAGTTGCTAATCATTATGAACTGTTCAGG GCAAAGAAGATAACTCGTGATGATTTTGTCAAAAAGTTGAGATTGATAGTTGGAGATAATTTGCTGAGGTCAACAATAACTTCACTACAAAGCAAG ATACCATCGAGGCATGAATTAGAGGTGGCAAAACAGAACATGAAGGGTCCTGGAAGCCTTTGA